Within the Streptomyces sp. NBC_00353 genome, the region CGTTAAGGGGACCGGTTAGCTGACTTTCGGGTCGGCGAAGCTGAGAACTTAAGCGCCAGTAAACGGCGGTGGTAACTATAACCATCCTAAGGTAGCGAAATTCCTTGTCGGGTAAGTTCCGACCTGCACGAATGGCGTAACGACTTCTCGACTGTCTCAACCATAGGCCCGGTGAAATTGCACTACGAGTAAAGATGCTCGTTTCGCGCAGCAGGACGGAAAGACCCCGGGACCTTTACTACAGTTTGATATTGGTGTTCGGTTCGGCTTGTGTAGGATAGGTGGGAGACTTTGAAGCAGCCACGCCAGTGGTTGTGGAGTCGCCGTTGAAATACCACTCTGGTCGTGCTGGATGTCTAACCTGGGTCCGTGATCCGGATCAGGGACAGTGTCTGATGGGTAGTTTAACTGGGGCGGTTGCCTCCTAAAGAGTAACGGAGGCGCCCAAAGGTTCCCTCAGCCTGGTTGGCAATCAGGTGTTGAGTGTAAGTGCACAAGGGAGCTTGACTGTGAGACCGACGGGTCGAGCAGGGACGAAAGTCGGGACTAGTGATCCGGCAGTGGCTTGTGGAAGCGCTGTCGCTCAACGGATAAAAGGTACCCCGGGGATAACAGGCTGATCTTCCCCAAGAGTCCATATCGACGGGATGGTTTGGCACCTCGATGTCGGCTCGTCGCATCCTGGGGCTGGAGTCGGTCCCAAGGGTTGGGCTGTTCGCCCATTAAAGCGGTACGCGAGCTGGGTTTAGAACGTCGTGAGACAGTTCGGTCCCTATCCGCTGCGCGCGTAGGAATATTGAGAAGGGCTGTCCCTAGTACGAGAGGACCGGGACGGACGAACCTCTGGTGTGCCAGTTGTCCTGCCAAGGGCATGGCTGGTTGGCTACGTTCGGAAAGGATAACCGCTGAAAGCATCTAAGCGGGAAGCCTGCTTCGAGATGAGTATTCCCACCCCCTTTGAGGGGTTAAGGCTCCCAGTAGACGACTGGGTTGATAGGCCAGATGTGGAAGCCCGGCAACGGGTGGAGCTGACTGGTACTAATAGGCCGAGGGCTTGTCCTCAGTTGCTCGCGTCCACTGTGTTGTTCCCGGGTTGCGAACAGTCGCACCGGTTGAACAGCTTCACTACTTAATTGAAAAGTGTGCTTGTTCGCTAGAACCCGATAGGGTTTCGGTGGTCATTGCGTTAGGGAAACGCCCGGTTACATTCCGAACCCGGAAGCTAAGCCTTTCAGCGCCGATGGTACTGCAGGGGGGACCCTGTGGGAGAGTAGGACGCCGCCGAACAATCTTTCAAGGACCCTTGGTCCCAGCGTTCATGCTGGGACCAAGGGTCCTTTTTTGTTTTGCCGAAGCGCGTCGGGTGGCCGACTGCGCGAGAATGTGTGTAGTACCCGAAGACAGGAGTTCCACCCATGTCCACCAACTCTCCCGACGATCGTTCGGAGCGCGAGCCGCGTCGCCGGGACGATGGTGACCGGGGCGGCTTCCGGGGTGGTCGTGACGACCGGTCCGGAAGCCCGCGTCGGGACAACGACCGTGGTGGCAACCGCCGTGATGAGGGCCGGCCGACGAGCGGCGGTGCCGGTGGTGGCGTCCGTCGCGACGACCGTGATCGCGGGCCGCGTCGTGACGACAGCCGTGGCGGTGGCTCCGGTGGTGGGTTCCGTCGTGATGACAGCCGCGGTGGCGGTGCCGGCGGCAGGTTCCCTCGGGACGACCGCGGCGGTTCCGGTGGTGGGTTCCGTCGTGACGACAACCGCGGTGGCGGCTCCGGTTCCGGCGGCGGCTTCCGTCGCGATGATCGTGCGCCGCGTCGTGATGATGAGCGTGGTGGGCGTCCCGGTGGTGGCTTCGAGCGCCGTGACGACCGGCCGCGTGGGCCCCGTCGCGACGACGACAGCCGCACCGGCGGCTTCCGCCGTGACGACAGCCGTGGCGGCGGTTCCGGTGGTGGCTTCCGTCGTGACGACAGTCGGCCCACGAGCGGCGGTGACCGCGGCGGGTTCCGTCGTGACGACAGTCGCGGTGGCGGTTCCGGCGGTGGCTTCCGGCGCGATGACAGTCGCGGTGGCGGTTCCGGTGGTGGGTTCCGTCGTGACGACAGTCGGCCCACGAGCGGCGGTGACCGCGGCGGGTTCCGTCGTGACGACAGTCGCGGTGGCGGTGCCGGCGGTGGCTTCCGGCGCGATGACAGTCGCGGTGGCGGTTCCGGTGGTGGGTTCCGTCGTGACGACAGTCGGCCCACGAGCGGCGGTGACCGCGGCGGGTTCCGTCGTGACGACAGCCGCGGTGGCGGTGCCGGCGGTGGGTTCCGTCGCGATGATCGTGCGCCGCGTCGTGACGACGACCGTGGTGGCTACCGCGGGCCGCGTCGTGATGATGAGCGTGGTGGGCGTCCCGGTGGTGGCTTCGAGCGCCGTGACGACCGGCCGCGTGGGCCCCGTCGCGACGACGACAGCCGCACCGGTGGCTTCCGCCGTGACGACAGCCGTGGCGGCGGTTCCGGTGGTGGCTTCCGCCGTGACGACAGTCGGCCCACGAGCGGCGGTGACCGCGGCGGGTTCCGTCGTGACGACAGCCGCGGTGGCGGTGCCGGCGGTGGCTTCCGTCGCGATGACAGCCGTGGTGGCGGTTCCGGCAGGTTCCCGCGTGATGATCGGGCGCCGCGTCGTGATGATGAGCGTGGTGGGCGTCCCGGTGGTGGCTTCGAGCGCCGTGACGACCGGCCGCGTGGGCCCCGTCGCGACGACGACAGCCGCACCGGTGGCTTCCGCCGTGACGACAGCCGTGGCGGCGGGGGATACCGCGGACAGCGGGACGACCGTGGTGGCTTCGACCGGCGCGACGACCGGGACCGGGAGCCGATCAAGCGGCTGCCGATTCCCGACGACGTCACCGGTGACGAGATCGACAAGGACGTGCGGCAGGAGCTGCTGAGCCTGCCGAAGACCCTGGCCGAGGATGTTGCCAGGAACCTCGTCATGGTTGCCCGGCTCATCGACGAGGACCCCGAGCAGGCGTACGCGTACGCGCGTATCGCGCTGCGGCTGGCCTCGCGGGTGGCTGCTGTGCGTGAGGCGGCCGGCTTTGCCGCGTACGCGACGCAGAAGTACGCGGAGGCGCTGGCCGAGTTCCGGGCGGCGAAGCGGATGACCGGTTCCGTGGAGCTGTGGCCCGTCATGGCCGACTGCGAGCGTGGACTCGGGCGGCCCGAGCGGGCGATGGCCATGGCCGGCGAGCCCGAGGTGCAGAAGCTGGACAAGGCCGGGCAGGTCGAGATGCGGCTGGTGGCGGCCGGGGCCCGCAGGGACATGGGGCAGATCGATGCCGCCATCGTCACCCTGCAGAGCTCCGAGCTGGCCTCGAACGCCGTGCACCCGTGGACGCCGCGGCTGCGGTATGCGTACGCGGATGCACTGCTGGCCGCGGGCCGTGAGGACGAGGCTCGTGAGTGGTTCGCGAAGACCGTGGAGGCCGACAAGGACGGCTCCACCGACGCGTCGGACCGGCTCGCCGAGCTGGACGGTGTCGAGTTCGTCGATGCTCTCGGCGACGACCACGATGACGCCGATGAGGCGGCCGAGGTCGATGTTGATGCCGATGATGAAGGTTCGGCGGACAAGGCCTAGAACATGAGAAGAGGGCGGTACCCCGACAGGGGTGCCGCCCTCTTCTTTGTCTCCGGGCTCAGTCGAGGGCGAGGCTGCGCAGGACCAGGCCCGAGGCCGGCTTGGGACCGAACGAGGTGGACTTGCGCGGCATGGTGATGCCCTGCCGGGCCAGGTCCCGGACGACTTCCTCACGCACCGGATGCATCAGGACCGCGGTGGCGTTGTGGCGCTCGGCCTGGTCCACGGCCGCCTCGGTGTCGTGTATGTACGCGATGTGCTCCGGGGTGTCCGGGATCTGCCACAGATGGTCGAGAAGGGTCGCGTGCAGCACCGTCGCGTCGAGGGTGCGCCAGGCGAGTGGGCGGTCGGCCGGGACGGTGCGGGCCAGCAGCGCCTTGTCGGGGCGGTCGACGAGGTGGAAGCGGCCGTCGCCGGCGAGCAGGAACGCGTTGCCTTCGGCGGCCGCCTCGGCGAGGGCGTCGAGGGCCACGGGCAGCGGCCCCTCGATGTCCCGGATGCGGAAGGCGCCGTTCAGAGCGGCCAGCGCGTCGGCGACCGGGAAGCGGTGCAGCAGCCGGTGGATGGCGCGTACCCGCAGCGGGTAGCGGGCCGTGTCGACCAGCAGGACCAGGCCGAAGTCCCAGGGGCCGGGGACCGTGTGTTCCTGCTGGAGACGGAGGTACGTGGCCCAGCGGTGGTGGCCGTCGGCGATGAGCGCCTGGTGTCGGGCGAGATCGGTTTCGATCTCGGACCGGTCGGCCGGGTCGGTGACCGCCCAGAGCCGGTGGCAGTAGCCGTCCTCCGTGGTGGTGGTGAGCAGTGGCGGCCGGTGGATGGTGCGTTCGATGACGGCGGTCGCGCCGGTCGGGTGACCCTCGCTGCGGTAGGTCAGCAGGAGCGGTTCGAGGTGGGCGGCTGTGGTCCGCATCAGGTCGGCCCGGTCTTCGACGACATGGGCCATCACGTCCTCGTGCGGCAGCACGATGCCGTCCGCGGGGGCGGAGAGCGCCAGTGCCCCGACGATGCCGCGTTGCAGGATTTCGCCGTTGCGCTGTTCGTAGACATAGAGCGCGGGCTCGGGCTCGGGGGCGAGTATCCCCTCGTCGAGCCAGCGGTTCAGGGTCTCGGCGGCCTGCTCGTTGCGCGCGGCGGCCGTGTCGGCCTGCG harbors:
- a CDS encoding tetratricopeptide repeat protein translates to MPIPDDVTGDEIDKDVRQELLSLPKTLAEDVARNLVMVARLIDEDPEQAYAYARIALRLASRVAAVREAAGFAAYATQKYAEALAEFRAAKRMTGSVELWPVMADCERGLGRPERAMAMAGEPEVQKLDKAGQVEMRLVAAGARRDMGQIDAAIVTLQSSELASNAVHPWTPRLRYAYADALLAAGREDEAREWFAKTVEADKDGSTDASDRLAELDGVEFVDALGDDHDDADEAAEVDVDADDEGSADKA
- a CDS encoding DUF1015 domain-containing protein; protein product: MNTAGQGLRLIPFRGLRYVPERVGSLAAVTSPPYDVVVRPDGLHHLESADPYNIVRLILPQADTAAARNEQAAETLNRWLDEGILAPEPEPALYVYEQRNGEILQRGIVGALALSAPADGIVLPHEDVMAHVVEDRADLMRTTAAHLEPLLLTYRSEGHPTGATAVIERTIHRPPLLTTTTEDGYCHRLWAVTDPADRSEIETDLARHQALIADGHHRWATYLRLQQEHTVPGPWDFGLVLLVDTARYPLRVRAIHRLLHRFPVADALAALNGAFRIRDIEGPLPVALDALAEAAAEGNAFLLAGDGRFHLVDRPDKALLARTVPADRPLAWRTLDATVLHATLLDHLWQIPDTPEHIAYIHDTEAAVDQAERHNATAVLMHPVREEVVRDLARQGITMPRKSTSFGPKPASGLVLRSLALD